In Trichocoleus desertorum ATA4-8-CV12, the following are encoded in one genomic region:
- the rplT gene encoding 50S ribosomal protein L20: MTRVKRGNVARKRRKKILKLAKGFRGSHSTLFRTANQQVMKALRNAYRDRRKRKRDFRRLWIARINAAARQHGMSYSQLIGNLKKADIQLNRKMLAQLAVLDPAGFGKVLELAGQAKSA, translated from the coding sequence ATGACACGAGTAAAGCGCGGTAATGTAGCCCGAAAGCGCCGCAAAAAAATTCTAAAGCTAGCGAAAGGTTTCCGGGGGTCTCACTCCACTCTCTTCCGTACTGCTAACCAACAGGTAATGAAGGCGTTGCGTAATGCCTACCGCGATCGCCGGAAGCGGAAGAGAGACTTCCGCCGCCTGTGGATTGCCCGGATTAACGCCGCTGCTCGTCAGCACGGTATGAGCTACAGTCAGCTAATTGGCAATCTCAAGAAGGCTGACATCCAGCTCAATCGTAAAATGCTGGCACAACTGGCAGTTCTAGATCCCGCTGGTTTCGGCAAGGTTCTAGAGTTGGCGGGTCAAGCAAAGTCAGCCTAA
- the rpmI gene encoding 50S ribosomal protein L35, with protein MPKLKTRKAAAKRFRASGSGKILRRKAFKNHLLEHKSAKRRNQLSQVAVVHERDEENVRLMLPYL; from the coding sequence ATGCCAAAACTGAAGACTCGTAAAGCTGCTGCTAAGCGTTTTAGAGCCAGCGGCAGTGGTAAAATCTTGCGCCGCAAAGCCTTTAAAAACCACTTGCTAGAGCACAAAAGTGCCAAGCGTAGAAACCAGCTATCCCAAGTAGCGGTTGTACACGAAAGAGACGAAGAAAACGTGCGGTTGATGCTCCCTTATCTATAA